The genomic stretch TTCATGGATGTGAAAGTGTCTGTTGTGCCTGCACTTCTCAGCTGAAGGAGCATGGGGTAAATCCAGCCCTATGGGCTTTATGGGAATGCCTGTGCTTTCACCATATTGCAGTCAGGCACTTAAGCCACCATGAAACAATGTTGTCATTTGTAGACTGGTTCCTTCAGTTTGTGTGTGCTCTTTATTCCTCTAGAGCAAGTGGAAACTTTCTGTTCATCCCTTAAGGATTATTTCCGAGACATGTGCAAATCTGTGACCATGGAGAGGGAAGTAAATCTGGATCACCTGTTCATTGATGGGACACTTGTTCAAAgtcaaactgaaaccaagactGGAAAGAACAGTGCAAAAGCAATGGAGAAGGAGCTGGTAACCTTCAGcctgcaagagaaggaaaagacaaCCATTGATAGAAGCCAAATATTTCAAATCCCACAGCGTAAAGACTTAGAGACTAAAGTGATTGTggtgctgggaaaagcaggaatgggCAAAAGCATTCTCATTCAGAAGATCTGCCAGGACTGGTCCAATGGAGAGTTTTCTCAATTTGAATTTGTATTTTGGTTTGACTGCAAACAAATAAACTTGCCTGAGAAGCAATATAGCCTAAAGGAACTGCTGCTTGATTTTTTTGTAAAACCTCAAGAGGGAAGCAAAGAGATCTTTGAGTATATGTTGCAAAATCCTGATAAAGTCCTTCTGATTTTCGATGGTTTTAAAGGGCTGCACGATCATGAGAATTTTCCTCGTTGCTCAGCCAGCCAGCCTGAAAAGGATTTGTGCAGTATAAAGGAGCTGCTTTCAGGACTCATCCAGAAAAAGATACTCAATGGCTGTACTTTATTATTTACAGCAAGACCAAAAGACAAACTGTACCAGTACCTGTCCAAAGTGGATAAGACTATTGAAACTGTgggattttcccctcagcaGAGAGAATTATACATAACCAAATACTTTGAAGAATCACTCTACTGTGATTGTGCACTGAAATTAATCAAAGAGTGTGAGTACTTGTTCAGTCATTGTTACAGTCCTGTTATGTgtagatttgtttgttttctctgtgagaCAGTGCTTGAAATGGGAGAGAAAAGTCTTCCTTCAACTCTTACTGGACTCTTCCTGaaattttttcagcagaagataATGTTTATGCAAACAGATGTTACAACCACACAAAATCAAGAGAATCTTGCTACCCTAGCTCGTGTAGCCTGGTGTCTTGGAGAAAAGCACCAAAGTGCCATGAAAAGTGATCTTATTCTTTCTAAGGAAGTTAAAGAGTTTGCTCTGAAGTATGGGTTTTTCCTGCCATTTGCATTCCCCAGACATTCAGATAGTGAAGAAGAGGAATTTGGCTGCACATTCTCTGATTTTGTCATTCAGAATTTTTTGTGTGCGCTTCACCTTTTGTTAGCAGAAGAGCTCAAGGATAAAAATCTAACAAAGTACCTGTCTTTTCtgtccaagaagaaaaaaccttATAACTGGTTAGATTTAATGCCTCGGTTTTTGGCTGGTTTGATGTTTCTCCAGGATGATCCCTACTTCTGCTCTCTTTCAAATGAGGATGAAAAACAATCAACCAAGAAGCAGAAGACACTCTTGAAATACATTCGAAGGCTGCAGATTAATACTCTCTGTCCAGAGAGATTGCTGGAGCTTTTATGTTGTGTTTATGAAACACAGAACAATTATCTTCTGCAGCATGTGGCCTTAAGACTCGAGCCAGAGTTGTCTTTTCTGGGGTTGGTTCTTACACCACCTGACATCCATGTACTGCACACTATTTTGAAAAGGTCAAGAAAAGAGTTTTCCTTGGATTTGCGGAGCAGCAGCATTGACATGCAAGGGCTGCAAGCCTTGGTCAGCCTAAGGAATGTGACATCCTTCAGGTTGGTCACTCTCTGTATCCCATAGCACTGTGTGTAGGTGACACTTGCATGCAATAACAGCAGTCACATCTGTTGGTTTTGCATGTTTTGTCTCTTCACAGGGCTTCCCTCAGTGACACAGTCAGGCTCTGGAAATCtttagaacagaaaaaagaCTACAAACTGCTGAAAGCATCCACAGAGAAATTTGTGCTTGATCCCTTTAAGGCAAAGACAATGAAGGACATCAGTGACCTCTCTGACCTTGTAGAGATGCAGGAGAAGATGATGAATTGGTAGGATCATTTATGATCAAAACTCCTCTTATACCAACTGATACCAATAGCAGTTTATGAAAACAGGGTTTCACCACCAGTGCTGGACAATGGAGTTGTCTGCTTGTCCAGAGAAGTAACTAAGGCAGTGTGAGCTCCTGGGTCATGTCAGGGGGTTCTCCCACCCCATGTGAGGTGGCTGTCATGGCAGGCACGAGCAATGACAGCACTGTGCAGAACAGTCACCAAAACTGCCACTGAAAAAGCCAGTTGTCATTTCTCTTTAATCTCTGAGTGTGCCCTCTTCCAATTGCTTTCAGTTACAGAACTTGGGCTGATTCTTTCTCCATGTAGCGCCTGGACATAAATGAAAGCCTGTTTTGCATTGGTCCCAAATGGTCTGAATCAGTCCTTTAGCCCAGGAGATAAAATCTTGTGTTACATGGTCTAGAAACCCTGTGctccattcctgctgctgaggtAGCTGGGGGATTGGTTGCAATTAAAaacatgcagaaataaaattttggtttttgttttgttttttttattaatgatgACTTCTATTTTAACATGGTGGaatattttgattaaaatatAGACAAAATAGTTTCATGTTTGACAGAAAATagttgatttaaaaaaatgtattttcaagtTTTATTGGAAAAAGAGCAAACAATTGCACTATGAAAGGCAATTATTGGATTGAAATTACTCAGGTGAAGAAAAGTTGAAGCAGAAGTTACTCTGAAATTTCCTGGTTCCTCAGTTAATGCAACAGTGGTTAATTTTCTGTAAGTTTGCtaacagattatttttaaagcactatTTTGGCTGCTAAAATTTTTATAATACTCTGATTCTACTGTGATTTATTTAGTGTGCAAGAAGCATCTGGTTGCACCAGCTATGCAATTCCTGCCATCAGAAACCTCAGAAAACTCGAATTTGCGTAAGTGCTAAACTTCTACTGATTGAGGTGGTCCTGGTTAAGGGGGACAGTCAGGGGTGTTGGCTACAGCCATTGCACTGATGTACAGTCAGCTTAAAGCATTAAGTAAACCCCATTTATTGCTATCATGCTTTTCTCTGAACTAGATTTATTAGTTTATGGCCAAGACTCAAAGAACTTTATTTCTGGCTCCTGCAGCAATACAGATCAGCAGGgctctacttttttttttgttttttttttttttgttttttttttttttgtttttgttttgtttttgttttttgttttttgttttgttttgttttgttttagtggAAGTTACCTGCTGACCACAAGGTACTGATCTTGTGCCACAGggcataaaatattttgactgtTATCCAGCTatctgggaaatatttttcccccccagaaaTGCTGAACTTTTATATCTGAGTCTTCTGACATAATTTCCTACCCTATCAGAGCTAAGGCCATGAGAGGATTACATCAGAGAACACCTcccaaataaattatttaggaCCCTTTTCCTGGAAGATGGAAGGTTGACTTGGTAACACTACTTTAAAAGTGAGGTTTTAgtaacactttttttcccccaaactgtTAGCAGCCTCCAAGGCTATTCTATTGCTCTAAATATCTTGCCATAGCATGGGAATTTGTTTGGGCAGAAGCTGTAGCATTGCCATGGAGAATTCTCATCAGGTGTTCTCACCTGTTTCCTGTTCTGTAAATCTAACCCAACCTGGCACAGCTATGCTTGGCCTCACTTCTGATTTTATGCTGCTTTCTCTTCTAATTTCCTCTTCCTATTTccctttatttaaattttgtttaaaatgctaATCCTTTCAAAATAACTGAACTTCTTTTGATACCAAAGAAACTCCAAATAGGATATGAGAGAAAAATACTTGGAGCATGAATATAGAAGTGCAATTTATGCTTTAAGTTTCAGTAAAATGTTGATCTCAAGTTAGACTGAATTGTTATTAGCTGGGGGGAAATagctttgtttccatttctcagTTATACTGAGATCGATATGTATTTTATCTCAAGATCATACTTACagtgaaaaacctgaaaaagaTAGAGAACAGAAATACAAGAATATAAAACAAGTGAGATAAGTCTTGCAGAGAGGAACAAAAAGTGGCAAATGTCCCAATGCTGCTGTGCAAGCTCTGTCCTGCCTGACCTTAGTTATGTTGGTCTTCATCTGGAGGCTTCATAGCAGAATTCCTTGGTGCAGGTGGTAGGGAATGGCTGCTTCTGAGGAGTGTAAACTAGCTTGCattgggggctgcagggaaagaACTCAAAAATTCCTGAGTTTTGCTGCTTGTGAGCATGTGAAAAACCTGTGGCATGTCTGTATTTTCTTCCAGGCTGGGTCCAGCATGTGGCCTTCAAGGATTGCTAAAACTCGTGAAAATTCTTGCAGCATTTCCATCACTTCAGCATTTAGAGTGAGTTCTACTAAAGATTAACTTTGCTAACATTTCTCCTCAGCAGCCCTTGATGATGGAGAAGCTCTTGTACccaagaaacattttatttgccAAAAAGACTCCTTGTTTGATGACCAAACTGACCAGCAGAAACATTCCCAAACTGTAACAGCAGTGTAAAAGCTGACACTCCCCATCCTCCCTTGAGATACCTGGTGTTGGTTTGTTCAGAACCCTCAGTCCCTTCCTGATGTGTTCCTGGGTGGGTAAAGGTTCAGTACAGAGGCCCTGGGGcccccccttcctgccccaccACTGACCAACTGCCTGCAGTGACTTCTGACTTCACTGGAGCTCCAGAACATCCATGACAAACCAACCCTCTCTTAGTTTTAAGCTTCTTTACTCTGGAAACAAATGTACCAGCAGTAGTCAGGGTTGTGCATGGCACCTGTGGGGAGGTTCCTGGCTTGTGGGAGGGCCTTTGGCTTTACACAGTCCATTGGCCATTTGTCTGTATCGTAGCTGGTCTTTTCATATTTcaggaaaacaataaaatatgaaatatataaaatatatcccAGCATTATCTGTCAGATTAGAAGGGGATCCATTACCTGAAATTCCAGTATCTGACTAGATATGAGGtaaacttcatttttaataCTCCCTCTCTGGAGAAGGAGCAGTTTAGTCAAGGATTTACAGCCTCTGCTGGATTTTGTCAGTTCTGTATTTTTGTGTGCACGGGAAATCTTCTTTCAGCTTAGCTGGAACACAGTTATTTCATAACTATTTTAATAATCTTGCATATCAAAGGAAATGGGTCAGGGCATTCaactagtaaaaaaaaaaatcttatgcTTTAAATttgggcagcagaaagctgcttaTTAGAGAAGCTGTAATTTGTGTGATGCTTCATGCTGATTGAGGCTACTGCAGAGAAGCTTTTCAAGATAGATAGAATGGTCTCTGAGGTGAATAGACCACAAAAATTTAGATTAAAAGGGAAGCTAATTCTCTCTTTGTCATCACACAGCCTTGATGCTCTGAGTGAAAATGGCATAGGAGATGAAGGAGCAAAGAGTCTATCTGAAGTCTTTCCAACCCTGACATCACTGGAAACATTAAAGTAAGTGCATTAAAGTAACATTAAGGTTAACGGTTCAGGGAAATTTTCAGAACATATTAAACCTAGAGACTTAAGGGACTGTCTGTTAACAATTATGGGCAAAAGTATCCCGTGGGCATGGAAGACCAATGAGCCTGTGAGATACTTAATCAGTACATTCATTAGACAAATAGATTAATCCTTCCTGACTTCTCTTCAAGGGCTCTATCTTGCCTTTTTCCCTGCATTTGGTCTAAACAGACTGtccaaattatattttttaaaaattaaaaatgaatttcCCCCACATTGTAATAAATTAGAATAAATGTGCTTGACTAACAAAGTGATCTCACTTACTGTAGTTTATCACAGAATAAAATAACAGACCTGGGTGCAGAGAGCCTCGCTGCAGCTCTCCCTTCCTTGTCCTCCTTAAAAACACTAAGGTGAGTAGTTGTATCCTGTTGAGTTGTTTTGAAAACATACCTTGCTGTCTCTGTCAGAAACTACTGAACAGGGAACAAAGAGATAACACTGTGCAGCAGCCAagcttttctcttcatttttgcaTGAAGTCTTCAGAAAGAAGAGGTGAAGAAGTATGAAAGACATTCGGAAGGATATCTGGGAATAGAGCAAGGACTGGGCTGATGTTTAAATCCAGTCCATAATACCCACTTATGAATCATGCCCTGCACAGATGTGCACCACATCTGCTGCAAACCCAAAGCTGTCTGTGTTTGCTGATATAGGGACCATGTTCCATCCCACTGCACTGGGATATCTGGCACAGGCCTGAGGGAAGCAGGGAATGCAAGAATCCCTGGTGTGCAGTTCTGGAGCAGTTTGGTGATGTGGAAATTTTTTGAATGCTGTACCCCAAATCTTTAAGCTTGATTTTTTGGGCAGATTTTTAATTTGATCTGTGTGGACAGAAATGTTCTTATTATCCATAGAATAGAATCTAGAGCTTTTTTGCTGTACCTGTGCTAGGTGAAGAAGGATGTGATCATTTGCCTTACTTGATACAGGAAATATGAATGTGTGTTTTAAACTTTAACTGCAAATGAGGGTAAAATGAAAGTTAAGATGTGCTTACCATATTTGAAAACCTTTGATCTAATATCTGTGTACAGTATCC from Haemorhous mexicanus isolate bHaeMex1 chromosome 17, bHaeMex1.pri, whole genome shotgun sequence encodes the following:
- the CIITA gene encoding MHC class II transactivator — translated: MDSVFVPENGYLDLLHSDIDPLHLCTFFDPKSSGDEEGDFSTDLEVDASNYEQLNNMDFPYENGDGLYPCCNTTDAYAKIAELVEYVLKDQQEKQVEDIFAGNLILDDIAAENTEKFPDIKMQSCLKRTFLGSAAESYCDASEPKYKKIVEVPAASAGSGSFFSMPLNNHPVSCTSLTNQHMSCSVPAAHGLERSLIIPGLSEPLTSECLPVSVKGYQENPGLAGPPQQIFNFVLENGTSDVVVYPVLTSSMETFMSPDFPVNLCDLEKFQVQDFIIPSEEPFKRPEQVETFCSSLKDYFRDMCKSVTMEREVNLDHLFIDGTLVQSQTETKTGKNSAKAMEKELVTFSLQEKEKTTIDRSQIFQIPQRKDLETKVIVVLGKAGMGKSILIQKICQDWSNGEFSQFEFVFWFDCKQINLPEKQYSLKELLLDFFVKPQEGSKEIFEYMLQNPDKVLLIFDGFKGLHDHENFPRCSASQPEKDLCSIKELLSGLIQKKILNGCTLLFTARPKDKLYQYLSKVDKTIETVGFSPQQRELYITKYFEESLYCDCALKLIKECEYLFSHCYSPVMCRFVCFLCETVLEMGEKSLPSTLTGLFLKFFQQKIMFMQTDVTTTQNQENLATLARVAWCLGEKHQSAMKSDLILSKEVKEFALKYGFFLPFAFPRHSDSEEEEFGCTFSDFVIQNFLCALHLLLAEELKDKNLTKYLSFLSKKKKPYNWLDLMPRFLAGLMFLQDDPYFCSLSNEDEKQSTKKQKTLLKYIRRLQINTLCPERLLELLCCVYETQNNYLLQHVALRLEPELSFLGLVLTPPDIHVLHTILKRSRKEFSLDLRSSSIDMQGLQALVSLRNVTSFRASLSDTVRLWKSLEQKKDYKLLKASTEKFVLDPFKAKTMKDISDLSDLVEMQEKMMNCVQEASGCTSYAIPAIRNLRKLEFALGPACGLQGLLKLVKILAAFPSLQHLDLDALSENGIGDEGAKSLSEVFPTLTSLETLNLSQNKITDLGAESLAAALPSLSSLKTLSLYNNNICDFGAENLAKVLPAMTSLRVLDVQYNKITGVGAQQLTDSLRKCPHMKNLVMWNPTIPYGVLEHLHQLDSRISV